In a single window of the Mauremys reevesii isolate NIE-2019 linkage group 3, ASM1616193v1, whole genome shotgun sequence genome:
- the LOC120401858 gene encoding 40S ribosomal protein S3-like: protein MESGAKGSEVVVSSKLRGQRAKSMKFVDGLMIHSGDPVNYDVNTAVHHVLLRHGVLGIKVKIALPWDPSGKTGPQKPLPDHVSIVEPKEEILPTAPISEQKGGKPEKPAMLQPVPNA, encoded by the coding sequence ATGGAGAGTGGTGCTAAGGGTTCTGAGGTAGTGGTGTCCAGTAAACTCAGAGGCCAGCGAGCCAAGTCGATGAAGTTTGTGGATGGCCTGATGATTCACAGTGGAGACCCTGTAAACTACGATGTCAATACAGCTGTGCACCACGTCCTCCTCAGGCATGGTGTGCTGGGTATTAAAGTAAAGATTGCGTTGCCTTGGGACCCAAGTGGGAAGACTGGACCCCAGAAACCCCTGCCAGACCATGTCAGCATTGTCGAGCCCAAGGAAGAGATCTTACCCACCGCACCCATCTCAGAGCAGAAAGGTGGCAAACCAGAAAAGCCAGCCATGCTTCAGCCAGTTCCCAATGCATAA